TTTACAGTTTATAAATAACTAGTACTTGAATATTGATTCacgttagtttttattttattgttctctttcccccctttttttaatttttatttttcaggaataAAGTGGTTGTtagaaaaaaacactaaaaacatCATAGCAAAATGAagttcttccttctgctttccttcaTTGGGTTCTGCTGGGCTCAGTATGACCCACATACTCTATATGGACGAAGCTCTATTGTCCACCTGTTTGAGTGGCGCTGGGCTGATATTGCCAAGGAATGTGAGAGATACTTAGCTCCTAACGGATTTGCAGGGGTGCAGGTAATATTTGTTCACAATTTAAATGCAGAGTGCACTGTggttatataaaaatgttttctgttacatttttgattatttttaagcaATGTTTTACTTCACACATACTTTCTTGAGGAAGAAAAGAGTTTAGGGGATGGTAACTTTGTGTCTTGTTTTAGGACACCAGGAGGCTTTCTCCATTGTGCTGTCAATGATTTTAGTGGTCTAACACAGCAGATCCACAAGTGCACAACCTAAGAATTGCAGGATcatccatagtttttttttaaatatttatttattatgtaaacaatattcCATCTGTGTGTAATACatgcaaggccagaagagggcaccaaaccccattacagatggttgtgagccaccatatggttgctgggaattgaacgcaggacctttggaagagcaggcaatgctcttaacctctgagccatttatCCAGCCCTCATTCATAGTTTTCTACAGGATTTGTTTATGTAAAGTAAGCCATAACTAATCTGATaatcttaattattttatgtgtaggtcTCTCCACCCAATGAAAATCTTGTAGTTAACAATCCTTCAAGACCTTGGTGGGAAAGATACCAACCAATTAGCTACAAAATATGTTCAAGGTCTGGAAATGAAGATGAATTCAGAGACATGGTGACTAGGTGTAACAATGTTGGGGTAAGTGAAATCATATTTCCTTTGAAGTTATTATCTGAAAAACCATTTTCTGTCTTATGTTTTCTATTCTTCTTGAAAAGAAACATTcagactttaatttttctttacattttagcTACAACTCAAAATTAACTTCCTCTTTTAtggtcaattttttaaaaattttcttttctttaatatgaaccatttaaagaaaagtttaggggGATGGGAACTTTGTATCTTCTTTTATAACACAAGGAGGCCCTCTCCATTTTACTATCAACATTTTTAGTGGTTCTAACAGACCATAAAGCAAAACTTGGACTATTTATCCTTGTAACCACACTCATTTTCTACCAACCATTTTCTATTAAGGTAATAGAAATTTTAAGTGCAATACTTACTTTCACTTTTCTAGTAAATAGCTATTTCTCCTTCTAATAATAACCAGTATCTaccatttttttccttcagaaactAAAAATGACTCACATTAACTCCTTTTAAGAACAATAATGTCTATTTTTCTTAACCTAattgtatattattttaaaataacacatttcaTTTGATTTTAGTGATAACAGTTTCTGGGATTTCATTTATGAGCTTTATACATCCTCAAGCTGATATTAGGGCTGTTCATGATTGTCATTTCACATTGGTTCTTTTTTTCACACTTGACTTTTTGTCTTGTctaaaattaaactataaaacagcatatctatctatctatctatctatctatctatctatcatctatctatccatttacctATATATTTGAGTGCTCTGTGCAGTCTAATTATATACAGtttatctttctattttaatttgaATAACACACTTTTTTGTTCAGGTCCGTATTTATGTGGATGCTGTCATTAACCACATGTGTGGAGAAGGGGCTCAAGCAGGAACCAGCAGTACATGTGGAAGTTATTTCAACCCACAAACCAGGGACTTCTCTGGAGTTCCATACTCGGGTTGGGATTTTAACGATGGCAAATGTAGAACGGGAAGTGGAGGCATTGAAAGCTACAATGATGCTGCTCAGGTGAGGACAATGATCAGCATAAAAAATTTTGTTCTCAGTATGCACATAGAACTTTTGGAATACTATTTGAAATGTAGTTTAGATTCCTTAAGCAATGCATTACTAGGTGTtagaaatgcaaataaatcttcaaaaacatttctagttatttaatgttttaaagtttGATTTGTGTACcagtataaaagaaagaaataaaaggaatggaaaagagagaggaagacaaagggTTTTCTCAATCAactataatattacctatgtcaTTTCCTCATTGttccatcttcatcctggaaaatatttttagggtGTATTCACAATAGAACGTGAATGTTCCCACTGCCCATGAATAGGCTTTATGAAGCTTCCTAATAGACCAATTGGTAAATATGTGACTAGTCAAATGGAGTGTGAGGTGACAGGTGACATTTAAATCTATcaccattttgttttgcttgtttttttttttttgcttgtttgtttcaatAGGTCAGAGACTGTCGTCTTACCGGTCTTTTGGATCTTGCACTTGGGAAAGATTATGTTCGTGGCAAAGTGGCTGACTATATGAACCATCTCATTGACATTGGTGTAGCAGGGTTCAGACTTGATGCTTCTAAGCACATGTGGCCTGGAGACATAAAGGCAGTTTTGGATAAACTGCATAACCTAAATACAAAATGGTTCTCTGAAGGAAGCAGACCTTTCATTTTTCAAGAGGTaaggtaatacacacacacacacacacacacacacacacacacacacacacacacatatgtatatatatatatatatatatatatatatatatatatatatatatatatatataaatgacatCAGTTTTGCTAGCCAAAAGATGGATGGAAGattttattaaacataatttcaataaataaatgtctgaaTACATTATTAAATGTGAAATTTCTTtaactcttttttatttagatataACAGACTTAATTCTTTTCCAGAATAAGGGTTTAAAGGAGTGTAGAGAATTTGTGTAGCCTGCAATACTATTGGTTAAATTAGTATATACTCAAGGATGATTATGCCAAGCAGAAAATTTATAGTCATTGACTCCAGCTTGTCTTTCTAAATTTGACTCCTGTCTGAAGTATTATTCAATGTGTAAAATTTGGGTAAGCTGGTAATATTTCTGTGCACATTTTTCATATGAAGAGGTTAGTCCTGTTTTGTAATTGATTTCTTTAGAAAACTACAAGAATTTTAATTGCTGAACTCATCTGTAAGTAAGTACTTTGAAGGTCTGaatttctgaattttaaattatatattaaatttaaatattatttattggaCAAAAATGTCATTGTCACCAAATTTCTTTCAATTATAAAGAAATTGGAAAACCTAATTTGAGCATCAACAGCATAGAGAATTTAAAAGATATTATTTTGacattgaatattttaatattactttATCCAATTTATGACAGTTTCCTCTATATCTCTACTAGGTAATTGATCTGGGTGGTGAGGCAATTACAAGTAGTGAGTATTTTGGAAATGGCCGTGTGACAGAATTCAAGTATGGAGCAAAACTGGGCACAGTTATGCGCAAGTGGAATGGAGAGAAGATGGCCTATTTAAGGTAAATACATCATGCTTTGTATTGTGTCTGTCACATGTGTGTTGTCAACCAAATACATGGACATCTTAGAACACTCTAATTTATTAACTATATATCAAGAAATTTGTTATCAAGAAGGTTCACTGCTCTTGAAATCACAATTAATCATCTGTaattaatcattttaattttaattgtcaatAACAAGGAGGCATTTAGAAACATCAAGCATCACCTagagttttttttcctgagatatAAGCCAAGTAGGGTTTGATAATTATAATCTGTTGAAGTCAGGATATTATTTCAAAAACCATTCTACTCATAAATCAAACTATAATGTGGACACACTATTATGTTTATGCATTGCAAAAATTAGTTTGAAATGTTAAACTGTTTATAAAATACAGTGTAATATTCAATCatatcttatttttcattttttcataatGTGATATAGATATTTACCCTTCATGAATTTatctacattacatttttacatgagcAATGTGAATGAAATACAAATAAGCTTACCATACCTAGAATCATGGGATCTGTTAGgcaattatatatgtgtatatacacatacctgggagaatttttttcctgtggaataatcttttagTTATATAATCAGTAGTTAAATGAAAATAGATTACAGAAAGAGATACAGATTTAGGGTAACCTAAAGGTATTGTCAAACaataatcatattttttaaaaataggaactgGGGCGAAGGTTGGGGTTTCATGCCTTCTGATAGAGCCCTTGTCTTTGTGGACAACCATGATAATCAGCGAGGTCATGGGGCTGGAGGATCATCCATCCTGACCTTCTGGGATGCTAGGTAGGCAAAACCACTTTTCACTGCTTTGTTACTTGTCCTTTATGGATGATAAATTTTCTATTCTtctattataatattattttgtaattttcagaCTCTATAAAATGGCAGTTGGATTTATGTTGGCTCATCCTTATGGATTCACACGAGTAATGTCAAGTTACCGTTGGCCAAGATATTTTCAGAACGGAAAAGtaagtttaaatatatttttttcaataaaagggaagagGTTATAATTTCACACAAAATTTGTTGCATAAAAAACATGCCACCAAATCTTAATATACTGTAATTTTAGTAAGTATATTGTAAAAGTACCAACTTCTTTATCATTATGAGAAAATCTTGAAAATTAGAGATCAAGGTACAAAAGGGAAAACATAGGAGTTTAATAATACTTACCTCTTCAATGATATATAGAAATTGTGCATAGGAACACCTGCAAAGATGATAAACAATTCATTTGATGTTGGACTAGAGTTTTGCCTTATCCCTGGGTAGCACCTGCCAGGGCTGAAGGAGTCCCGGAAAGAAGTACCAGAGAGAACAGCAAGAGACTTTTGGAGAACAGCTCTTTTATTAGGAGAGGGCAGGGAACAGATATACCCCAGAAAGAAAAGCTGGTTGGACCCCTGTGGTGGTATGTTACTGGTTGGGGGCAGGAACAACCAGTATGCTTCATGTACATACACGGGAACAGCAAGGGCCAGGGCAAGAAACCTTATAAGGtcatatagaaaagaaagaacttcCAGCCTGGGATATTTTTCTATTCCGATATACAGCAACGAACGAGTCCTCATAGCCTTGGAGAAACATGAGCTTATCAGTTCCTACATCCACCAGGGTACAGTAGCACCCTGGGGTGTCTATCTGTTGGGGTTTGTTGGTGCAGAGCAGGCAGGGGATGTGGGATATGGGTGAGGCATATGGAGCGGGGAGCAGTCAAACTCCTGCTGCTCTCAGGATGAGAAAATCTGGGGATTTTGGAATGCTTCTACCTCATCTTAGTTTTGGGCCAGCCCTGCCATTTAAAACTTGAGCAAGATAAATATTTGGTAAATACTTTTAGAATATTttgatggaaagaaaagaaatcatttggTGTAACTGAGATTAactaatatttatacatatatataatattcatacATATGAATTATGTTAAATGAATCAAATAAATTTGAAGACTGATTCAAGAATACTAAGCATTACGAAAATATCATGCAAAACTTTAACTGAACCATTTCAAAAAGCAACCAAAAGCCTGGGGAGATGACATAGAGGGTAAAGCTCTTGAAGACAGTACAGGGGTTCATCTCCCTGGCATGTTGCAATATTGAGCAGTTTGGTGCCTCATCTGTAACACAACTACCAAACAGATAGGAACCACAGATTTGTAGGTCATCAAATTGGATAGTTCTTTGTTTAGAAGAGAGACCTTTCCTCTATTGTCAATAGAGAGACTGTTCAATTGTTTTAGGAAGATGTGTAAATGTGTTGGCAATCATGAAATGCATATTAAAACTTTGGAAAATGTATTACAGaatattagaatatatttattagtACTTTTATTTATAAGATGGTATGAAACCTAAGCTtatattaatttgaaaattaattataCTTGATAAGGAAGTTCTACAGATATTGATATTTTATAGTAAGCaaacaatatttctattttatagatgatGAGATTCAGGGATAGAGGACTTATGTATCttgaatgagtttttttttttaagacattggTACTGGATTCTGTCCTTCTTTAATCTTTCTGATACAAATGCTCTTACTACTTTAGTGATACAAAAGAAATTAGAGAGATATTAAGAAGTTATTGCTTGGAAAGGCACTGAGCGAAAAAAAGTGTGTATAATAAAAGTGTCATATTTCTCTGAAATATGACTCTAGAGAAATACTCAATAATGTTCCAAAGTTAGACACTAAGTATATACTATAGAGAATCAGGTAGCAGAACTTTTTTAGTTTAGTGCAATGAAAATGGAACATGAATGTTAAAATCCTGCAATTTTTTCTTGTAATTAAGGATATCAACGATTGGGTTGGACCACCAAATGACAATGGAGCAACTAAAGAAGTTACGATTAATGCAGACACCACTTGTGGCAATGGCTGGGTCTGTGAACATCGATGGCGCCAGATCAGGTTGGGAGTGTCCCCTACAGATCTTGTCTAATAAGAGAAttgtttaactttttgttttaaattgttgaaTATAAAGGGTACGAGCATTTTACGTGATATTGTGCTTCTAGGAACATGGTTGCCTTCAGAAACGTAGTCGGTTTTCAGCCTTTCTCAAACTGGTGGGATAATGGCAGCAACCAAGTAGCTTTTGGCAGAGGAAACAAAGGATTCATTGTCTTTAACAATGATGACTGGTAAGTGGAAATCAATTAAAGTAGGATTgtatacttttataattttacctccttccttttgcttcctgttcATTTGtagctgaaaatattttttgttaatgGATTTAAGAAAGCACAGTTacctgaaaacaagaaaaaaaaagatgcttctctcaatttgtttctccattttttataaattttgttttaagtagaatttattttgctgttgtttttggtgTATTCTTACACTGTCATATTCATATATTCTCATTCATATACTCATGTGATATCTGTACAAAGCATATAAACATTCAGCAAGTCTTAAAATCAGTGAACATATGAGATGAGTATTATTAGATTCAAAATACTTTCCCCCATCTCCTAGCTCTGTAtcacaatatttatttttctgttccctGGTTATCTAAACTTAAATTTTCTGCCTCTGTGTGATGAATACTTTCAGATACTGGCTGTTGGTTTTTCTCAGGAGGCAATTGAGGTTTTTTCTACAGTTGTAGATTATTGCCCTTCTGATTttgatgcatgtatgtgttttcttctccttGAACATTTTCTTATATACAACTATACGTAGAGAATCTTTGTGCAAGTAGTTGGCAATCTCAGTgtcaagtttcattttttttccttattttggattattattagtttcttttctgatgctgtgatcAAACATCATGAGCATGTCAGCTTGcagaagaaagattttatttgggCTTGCAATTCGAGGTCATTAGAATGGAAAAGCAAGGTATGAGGGCAGGAATAGGAAGATGATTACTCACACTTTGAACCGCAGTACAATACAGAAAGTGCTCACTGGAGAAGGTAGGAGTCTTTCTCTGTCAAAGGCTGCTttcagtgacacagttcctccacaTCCACATTAGCTAGCCTCCCCAAACTATGCCACCACAGGGAAccaaatttttaatttaacaagtgctctttttacatatttatctatgtatcataATCTATATCTATTCCTGtatcatttatcatctatctatgtatctatctttctttctatctctatcataatctatctatctatctatctatctatctatctatctatctatctatctatcatctatctatctatctatctatctatctatctatctatctatcgtctatctatatCGATCTGTCTATCTTTATGGCTAGTAAATTGTAACTTATAATTACACACCACACAGTTTAGGAAGTTACTTAATTTGGAGATGGTCTGCTTTCTTGAATTTGTTTGAATTtgactcttttttccttttcaggtCATTGTCAACAACTTTACAAACTGGTCTCCCTGAAGGCACGTACTGTGATATCATTTCTGGAGATAAAATTGATGGCTATTGCACCGGAATTAAAGTCTATGTTTCTGGTGATGGCACTGCACAGTTTTCTATTAGTAATACTGCTGAAGACCCATTTATTGCAATTCATGTTGaatcaaaactctaaaatttaaaataaatttatactgAGAGCATcaatcatttgtatttcttttcttttgcataatttaatttttatacttcatTCAACTTATAAAATCTGTAATAGTAATGATCTTGAATTgttaaaaatgctatttaaatcaatgtaattttgtgaaaattatatacagggattttaaaatgttttagaagaTTCTCTTTAAGTTGTTTGTTAATGGTAATTCTCAGATCTATGAAGATATCCTGagaaatatattgtttttatctCAAGTATCATTTGTTTCATAGTACCctaatttctcttctttcatatatatgtatgtatacacactcacacatatatatatgtatatatatatactcactttgatcttattcatttccttttcttccattttctctccCATTTTTCACCAGATTTCTTCTTATTCAATACAAACATTCCCTTCCCCgttttttttatgacttttttttgaCCATAGGTAGGGTTGCCTGCAAGAGCATGGATAGAAAGTTATTACTTGAGCATTATTACTTGAATAAAAGCAAATGGCCAGTATATAAAACACTGAGGAATATATCTACCCCATGTTAGCAACTGCTAATTGCTTATAGCCTCCCAAGAAGGGATGGGGCCAATTCATAGTGGAATCTTTGAGTGCCAAGTATCAAGCAGTACTTGTGAAGTTAGTTAATACTCTCAGAGTTTATGAAAGCAAGAGTTTTTTCATGTACCAATGACATCATCTCACAACACTCCCTTCAAtcctgttcttttgctttttttccaccACCTCTGATATTCCTTGATCTTTGAATGGGGTTTTATAGATGTCATTGCcgtgcaccgcgcccccgtgtctgcgcttcgtgcgctattacccagttcgcgagcttcggggaggggagctggaggttaagatacacagacacacacagacagagagacagcgacacgggtcatccttgaattccccaagaatgcctcctttattgtgttcaggggcagattatatagagatagccatggcccagccaaacccaccagaaaccactctcctgccatcaggaactcctgaaggtctcatgctcagagcagctgtaggcactcagatcagaggattacaagaaattcagaatctggggtCTCACTTCTCCCAACATGTCCCTTTCTAGGATGAGTGCTCATCAGTCTCTTAATGTTATCACTTTGACCAGTATGAGTTTCTGCTTTGTCTGTCactcagaaaaagaaacttcACTGACCAAGGGTTAAAACAATACAAATCAATGGTATGAACATAACCGtgtagaaaatagaaacaataatgTCTGCTTAGCAAAAGATCCATAGTAGTTTTTCTCAAAAGTTCATTTACATACTGAACTATGAGCTTTTGGTTAGGTTTAGAGTACCAGGTAAGATTTCCTCTTGTGAAGTGAGTATGCAATCCAGTCATTATAGATTTGATTATCTCCATAGCCATTATGCTATCTCTATACTAGTGGGTACATCTTGCCTGGCATGTTGGTTTTGTAGCTGACAGAAATTATAGTTAGATATGTCCTCTGATGACTTTTCTATCCTCAAAGTCTGTATAGAACCTTTCAAAACTAAGAAAACTATCAACCTAGAAGGAAACATCTAGCTCAGttatggtttgattttttttaatgttctgtcTTCAAAATATCCTAAGTAATAAGGGCTTACTTAAGATGATTCAGGCTAACACACTACTCTAGTCAGGATTTGAGGCAAGACTAGACCACAAATGATACAGCTAACTCTTCCAGGACTTCACAATTAACCCAACCTTTTCTTTTCAGGGTCCCTTAAAGATATTGTCACACCCAGACAGCAATaatcaaaaataagaataagacaACCACATTCACGAGAGGTCgtgtgggtggtttttggttaGCCAATAGGTTATGGACATATGTCATTGTTTAGCTGGTTGGTTATAACCTGTTGTTGGTAATGGATATtagtcagaaaaaaagctaaacaaagataaTTAGATCCAAGAAGCTTGTTTTGAAAGgaagatatatagatatagatataataacataaaaggtagattattggatcgacttttaaaaacaactattagttttaaatgttttacattggattggacttttgcatattgtataaaattttgtatattgatacaattttgaGATTAAATTTATTAGAAATACTGTACAGACCATTCTACTCTTTTCCaatctaaattaataaaaatgagtatatacaactcatttaacaatgtaatgtaaatttctagtccttgaaaattattattaccaactgtttaagaTAATAAGataatgcaggttagtagttaattaCCTATAATAGTCAAACACGTGATCACATTAGgtgtgttttcaaggtcaaataatattttacatagacaggtcatcttcaaacactatAGAGATCTAAACATAATGACATATAAGAAGTTTTGAAGCACTATgcaagacttacatagatctaatctacatggtaagtagaaaaaaacaagatctcctgattatattgggagcatggggactttgggggagggttgaagaggtgAGGGGAAAAGCAGGGAAGGGTACAGGGAAATTTTTAGAGCtcagtaaatatcaataaaaaacaaaaatacaaacaaaaaataaaataagaacaggAATTATAAAAAAAGATGAAACTTGTAAGTGTTTATATAGTATAATAattgattttgattttctttttcataattttttgttgatttaattttcatttaatgtaAAACAGGAAATAGAACCAAGttcattattatattttgtaattagtttgatatttaaataaatataacatttgtaaataagaaatatttatatattgtgtttGGTTGTGAGGTTAAACTTTAATGGCTAGACATCTTTCCAGtccatatatattgtatattataaatAAGTGTTGGCCTAGTTACAATATGTAGACACAGAGGTATTGGACATCTAGGAAGGAACTAAGGGGAAATCTGTAGCTCTTCTTAGGTACGGGAGATAAAACAGATTTTATAGGTGGACtgcagctggaggaggggagaacTAGAACAGGAGGATTAGGTAGGAAGAAAGAGGGTAGATAATGATGATGGAGGGAATTCAGTGAGAGACAGCTAGAATTAAGGCGCAATTGAGGGGTGGTATAGAAACTTAGTTCAGTGAAATATATAAAGGCAATCTTAATAAAGTCTCCAAGTAACAAGGAAAAGCGGTCCCCAAAAGGCCATCTCTTGTTACCAAGCAAAACTTCCAGTACTGATAATTGGTGGTATCTAATGAATTTGTTGGCCACAAGGGTTCAGTGAAAATCCCAAACAACTCAGTCTGTTGCCAAGACAAGAGATAGCACTCCAAAAACTGAAGCAAGATCCCATTGGtaaagaaaacattcatacaacTCATTGAATATTGAGACTTTAATTAGTACCTACATAGGACCTTCACCTCCATGGACTTGTGTCTTAGGTATGGGAAGGTATTCTGTTGCCTTCCAGAAAAGAACCATAAACATGAACCCAAACACAACCTTGTGATCTACAATTTATTTGTAGCATATTCTGCAAAATATGCTacagcaatggtggcacaaggCTTATGGAggtaaccaaccaatgtctgactTGACTTAAGGCCACCTCCCAAAGAATCCATTCTTGGCATTGCTTGGGTGACCAGGAACCAAAGACTAGATGGCCTGGAGACCAAATATAAGACCAAAAAAAACTTCTGTGCCAGAATGGATGGAGGACATCAGCATTAACCGTCTAAATCAATTGAGCAAATCGCCAATAAcctcatagagactgaagcagcactCACTTGGCCTACACAGATCTGCGGCATGGACTTTGTGACTCTATTACTTAGGAATATAAATGAGGCTTGGTCACTTGAGTCTTTAAGACTTGAAATTTGTACATAATTGTGATGAAAGTCTACACAAAAAGATCTAGATGTCCTTCTTCATATCCAAGATTTTTGTGGGCTGACTAGTTATCCATTACCAAGTAGCATTCCAAGTTTAGCCAGAGAAAAACAATATACTCTACCTACAGTCTTATGACACATGGGTTATTATACATAAATAACTAATGTGACAGAAGACAGTAAGGGAGGTGAGTATAGAGGATAGGATAGGAGGGACATTTCTATAGTTTGAATGTAAATATTAAATGTTCCTCATGGGCTCATGAACTTGATAAGTTTGTACTCCAATTGTGGTAAGTTTAGAGAAGCTAATGAACCTCTAGGAGATGGAGCCTTACTAGGAGAGGATACTCACTAGAAGAAGATTCAAAGTTTTATATTATTGCCCCATTTCTTTTGTCCTCTCTGCTTGTTTTTGCAGGGCAGTACATGGAGGCTGTGATCTCTACTCTTTTGGTTTGTATTCCTTCCAACATTAAGCTGTTTCTTTCTAAGTCATTTCTTATTAGCAATTAATACCAAGAAGTAACTCTTAAAGTCCACATAATGTGTAGGCTTTGAAACAACTTTGATGGACAAATAAAGAAGAGTTTGGAACTGGGCACTAGAAAGTCATTAAATGCTGAAAGTATAGAGTAT
The nucleotide sequence above comes from Microtus pennsylvanicus isolate mMicPen1 chromosome 7, mMicPen1.hap1, whole genome shotgun sequence. Encoded proteins:
- the Amy1a gene encoding alpha-amylase 1A; the encoded protein is MKFFLLLSFIGFCWAQYDPHTLYGRSSIVHLFEWRWADIAKECERYLAPNGFAGVQVSPPNENLVVNNPSRPWWERYQPISYKICSRSGNEDEFRDMVTRCNNVGVRIYVDAVINHMCGEGAQAGTSSTCGSYFNPQTRDFSGVPYSGWDFNDGKCRTGSGGIESYNDAAQVRDCRLTGLLDLALGKDYVRGKVADYMNHLIDIGVAGFRLDASKHMWPGDIKAVLDKLHNLNTKWFSEGSRPFIFQEVIDLGGEAITSSEYFGNGRVTEFKYGAKLGTVMRKWNGEKMAYLRNWGEGWGFMPSDRALVFVDNHDNQRGHGAGGSSILTFWDARLYKMAVGFMLAHPYGFTRVMSSYRWPRYFQNGKDINDWVGPPNDNGATKEVTINADTTCGNGWVCEHRWRQIRNMVAFRNVVGFQPFSNWWDNGSNQVAFGRGNKGFIVFNNDDWSLSTTLQTGLPEGTYCDIISGDKIDGYCTGIKVYVSGDGTAQFSISNTAEDPFIAIHVESKL